Proteins from a genomic interval of Nostoc sp. TCL240-02:
- a CDS encoding multidrug efflux SMR transporter, translating to MLHFSQLPWLIVTMSAFCNCLGNILIKQSRLASNNSSSFIVTITSPWFIAGLIAYCIGLLLFAKALDKLPISIVVPTSQGIGFILVTFISYWLFKESLTFNQIIAVSLIFAGIVVIAYQ from the coding sequence ATGCTTCATTTTTCACAATTACCTTGGTTAATTGTTACTATGTCTGCTTTCTGCAATTGTCTTGGCAATATTTTAATAAAGCAGTCACGTTTAGCAAGTAATAATTCTAGTAGTTTTATTGTAACCATCACTTCTCCTTGGTTTATTGCTGGTTTGATTGCTTACTGTATAGGGTTACTTTTATTCGCCAAAGCACTAGATAAACTCCCTATTTCTATAGTAGTACCAACATCTCAAGGAATTGGATTTATTTTAGTTACTTTTATTTCCTATTGGCTATTTAAAGAAAGTTTGACATTCAACCAAATTATTGCAGTAAGTTTGATCTTTGCTGGGATTGTTGTCATAGCCTATCAATAA
- the aroF gene encoding 3-deoxy-7-phosphoheptulonate synthase yields MIIILKNGTPAEEITRISQELSETWKVTVEKSIGTHKVVLGLIGDTTSIDKLQVQEFSPWIEQVLRVQQPFKRVSREFRDGEASEVVVSTPNGNVYFGEHHPIVIVAGPCSVENEAMIVETAKRVKAAGAQFLRGGAYKPRTSPYAFQGYGESALDLLAAAREATGLGIVTELMDAADLSAVAKTADIIQIGARNMHNFSLLKKVGAQDKPVLLKRGMSATIDEWLMAAEYILASGNPNVILCERGIRTFDGKYARNTLDLSVLPVLRSLTHLPIMIDPSHGTGRSEYVPSMAMAAIAAGTDALMIEVHPNPAKALSDGPQSLTPDKFDRLVQEMSIIGKVVNRWSTPSFDSINDKRIRFVPELSK; encoded by the coding sequence ATGATTATCATACTTAAGAACGGTACACCTGCTGAGGAAATTACTCGTATTAGTCAAGAACTGAGTGAAACTTGGAAAGTCACGGTAGAAAAAAGCATTGGCACTCATAAAGTTGTGCTGGGGCTAATTGGTGATACCACTAGCATCGATAAATTGCAGGTTCAGGAATTTAGCCCTTGGATTGAGCAAGTATTACGAGTGCAACAACCTTTTAAGCGGGTAAGCCGAGAATTCCGAGATGGAGAAGCCAGCGAGGTTGTTGTATCTACACCTAACGGTAATGTTTATTTTGGCGAACATCACCCAATCGTAATCGTAGCTGGGCCTTGTTCCGTTGAAAATGAAGCGATGATTGTCGAAACAGCAAAGCGCGTCAAGGCAGCAGGAGCGCAATTTCTCCGTGGTGGAGCCTACAAACCTCGCACTTCACCTTATGCTTTTCAAGGTTATGGTGAAAGCGCTTTAGATTTATTAGCAGCAGCGCGAGAAGCTACTGGTTTGGGTATCGTCACAGAACTGATGGATGCTGCGGATTTATCAGCAGTGGCGAAAACAGCTGACATAATCCAAATCGGGGCGCGGAATATGCACAATTTTTCGCTGTTGAAAAAGGTAGGCGCTCAAGATAAACCTGTGCTGTTGAAGCGGGGGATGTCTGCCACAATTGACGAGTGGCTAATGGCAGCAGAATATATTTTGGCATCAGGAAACCCAAATGTAATTCTTTGTGAGCGGGGAATCAGAACCTTTGATGGTAAATATGCCCGCAATACATTAGATTTATCAGTGCTTCCGGTATTGCGATCGCTGACCCATTTACCGATTATGATTGATCCTAGTCATGGTACTGGTAGATCAGAATATGTGCCATCGATGGCAATGGCTGCGATCGCAGCTGGTACAGATGCCTTGATGATTGAAGTTCACCCCAATCCCGCAAAAGCTTTATCTGACGGGCCGCAATCTCTCACCCCTGATAAATTTGACCGCTTAGTTCAAGAAATGTCAATTATTGGCAAAGTAGTTAATCGCTGGTCTACACCTTCATTTGATAGCATTAATGACAAGCGCATTCGCTTCGTACCAGAACTATCAAAGTAG
- the trpD gene encoding anthranilate phosphoribosyltransferase, translating into MIAVTQTPLDNISIPSEFYNWPGLLQQLLNRQSLTVSQATDLMQGWLTDAIPHVLSGAILTAIQAKGVSAQELVGMASVLQSQSPVPSDALSLPKCTQYPIPLIDTCGTGGDGASTFNISTAVAFVAAAAGVKVAKHGNRSASSKTGSADVLEALGINLNATPEKVQAAVGEVGITFLFAPGWHPALKAIANLRKTLKVRTVFNLLGPLVNPMRPTGQIIGVNDPLLLEEIVQALSQLGCQQAIALHGRERLDEAGLADVTDLAVLQDKKVRSLTLNPQELGLSFAPTAALHGGDVQENAEILKAVLQGKGTQAQQDVVALNTALALQVGEAIDGETDILVGCVKGIVLAKEILQSGAAWTKLEQLAEFLR; encoded by the coding sequence ATGATAGCTGTAACTCAAACTCCACTTGACAACATCTCCATCCCTTCTGAGTTCTACAACTGGCCGGGTTTATTACAACAGTTGCTAAATCGGCAATCGTTGACGGTTTCCCAAGCTACAGATTTGATGCAAGGTTGGCTCACAGATGCCATTCCTCATGTTTTATCAGGAGCGATTTTAACCGCAATTCAAGCCAAAGGCGTATCTGCACAAGAATTAGTAGGCATGGCCAGCGTCTTACAATCCCAGTCCCCAGTCCCCAGCGATGCACTGAGCTTGCCGAAGTGTACCCAGTACCCAATCCCCCTAATTGACACTTGCGGAACTGGTGGAGATGGCGCTTCCACTTTTAATATTTCCACTGCTGTCGCCTTTGTTGCTGCCGCCGCCGGCGTAAAAGTGGCCAAACATGGCAATCGTTCCGCATCTAGCAAGACCGGTTCGGCTGATGTGCTGGAAGCTTTGGGGATAAATCTCAACGCCACTCCTGAAAAAGTACAAGCCGCAGTGGGTGAAGTTGGAATCACCTTTTTGTTTGCTCCTGGTTGGCATCCTGCACTCAAAGCGATCGCAAATTTGCGAAAAACTTTGAAAGTGCGGACTGTTTTTAACTTACTCGGCCCGCTAGTAAATCCCATGCGGCCGACAGGGCAAATTATTGGTGTGAACGATCCGCTTTTACTAGAGGAAATTGTTCAAGCTTTATCGCAATTAGGATGTCAACAAGCGATCGCACTTCACGGACGGGAACGTTTAGATGAAGCTGGTTTAGCAGATGTAACTGACTTAGCTGTACTCCAAGATAAAAAGGTGCGTTCTCTAACGCTGAACCCTCAAGAACTTGGTTTGAGTTTTGCCCCCACTGCGGCGTTACACGGTGGAGATGTCCAAGAAAATGCCGAAATCTTAAAGGCAGTTCTCCAAGGTAAAGGCACGCAAGCGCAGCAAGATGTTGTTGCTTTAAATACAGCCCTGGCGCTCCAAGTTGGTGAAGCTATTGATGGAGAAACGGATATTTTAGTTGGTTGTGTTAAAGGTATTGTCCTTGCGAAGGAAATTCTGCAAAGCGGCGCGGCTTGGACAAAACTAGAACAACTTGCTGAATTTTTGCGCTAG
- a CDS encoding GNAT family N-acetyltransferase, protein MINISSASELTYSSDSFKYFPEIETENYILKLASNKDELESIFRLRFQVFNIELGVGCSISHLTQMDQDDFDVVFDHLIIICKQTDQIIGSCRLQTYNIASENLGFYSAKYFNINVIPDSVLQLSVELGRVCIANKYRSIKTFVLLWEGVNNYLSFSKSKYLLGCVSLPTQDPLVAYCAYNYFQQNAHMHPNILVYPNSQSFLEVSQSHPDPHNLEIPNILKIYLASGAKVCSLPAIDKQFGSIDFLVIFDSVQFGVQPHYAQKNQKSDL, encoded by the coding sequence ATGATAAACATTAGTTCTGCATCTGAACTTACTTATTCATCTGATTCCTTCAAATATTTTCCCGAAATCGAAACTGAAAACTATATCCTAAAACTTGCTTCAAATAAAGACGAATTAGAATCAATTTTCAGATTGCGCTTTCAAGTTTTTAATATTGAACTAGGGGTAGGATGCTCTATTTCTCACTTGACTCAGATGGATCAAGACGACTTTGATGTAGTTTTTGATCATTTAATCATTATTTGCAAACAAACCGATCAAATAATTGGAAGTTGTCGACTACAAACTTATAATATAGCATCTGAAAACTTAGGTTTTTACTCAGCTAAGTACTTTAATATTAATGTAATTCCTGATTCAGTGCTTCAATTAAGTGTGGAACTTGGACGTGTATGCATAGCAAATAAATATCGTAGCATTAAAACATTTGTATTGCTTTGGGAAGGAGTTAATAATTATTTATCTTTTAGCAAAAGTAAATATCTTCTTGGTTGTGTATCATTACCAACACAAGATCCTTTAGTAGCTTACTGTGCTTACAATTATTTTCAACAAAATGCACACATGCATCCAAATATTTTGGTTTATCCCAATTCACAATCTTTCTTAGAAGTTTCTCAATCACATCCAGATCCACATAACCTTGAGATTCCTAATATTCTAAAAATATATTTAGCTAGTGGTGCTAAAGTATGTAGTCTTCCAGCTATTGATAAGCAGTTTGGAAGCATTGATTTCTTAGTCATATTTGATAGCGTACAATTTGGGGTTCAGCCGCACTACGCGCAAAAAAACCAAAAATCTGATCTGTAG
- the trpC gene encoding indole-3-glycerol phosphate synthase TrpC, which yields MINQVVTSRHILEEIVLHKRQEVAQMQQEFPLASLQQQLITAPPVRNFLAALQQNPNQPSLIAEVKKASPSRGIIRADFDPVAIAQAYERGGTACLSVLTDHKFFQGSFDNLRRVRQKVALPLLCKEFIIDPYQIYLARTAGADAVLLIAAILSDQELQNFLQVIHDLGMNALVEVHTLAELDRVLKLDDLHLVGINNRNLKDFTVDLGITQQLLAQRQQYLQSLDITVVSESGLYTPADLSLVAEAGVRAVLVGESLVKQSDVEQAVQSLLKLS from the coding sequence ATGATTAACCAAGTTGTCACTTCCCGCCATATTCTTGAAGAGATTGTGTTGCATAAAAGGCAAGAAGTTGCACAGATGCAACAGGAATTTCCTCTAGCTTCTTTGCAACAGCAGTTAATTACGGCCCCACCTGTCCGAAATTTCTTAGCTGCTTTACAACAAAATCCTAACCAACCTAGCTTAATTGCCGAGGTAAAAAAGGCATCACCTAGCCGTGGGATTATTCGAGCAGATTTTGATCCAGTTGCGATCGCTCAAGCTTATGAACGAGGTGGCACAGCTTGTCTATCAGTCCTCACTGATCATAAGTTTTTTCAGGGCAGTTTTGACAATCTGCGGCGTGTGCGTCAGAAAGTAGCATTACCCCTACTGTGCAAAGAATTCATCATTGACCCCTATCAAATCTATCTAGCACGGACAGCAGGCGCAGATGCAGTTTTGTTGATTGCCGCTATTTTATCAGACCAAGAACTGCAAAACTTTCTGCAAGTAATTCATGATTTGGGCATGAATGCACTGGTAGAAGTCCATACTTTGGCTGAATTGGATAGAGTTCTTAAGCTTGATGACTTACATTTAGTAGGAATCAACAATCGCAATCTAAAAGATTTTACGGTTGATTTAGGAATAACACAGCAACTTTTAGCACAGCGCCAGCAATATTTGCAAAGTTTGGATATCACTGTCGTCAGTGAATCTGGACTGTATACACCTGCTGATTTATCTCTTGTTGCTGAAGCTGGTGTGCGTGCGGTTTTAGTCGGAGAGTCACTAGTTAAACAAAGCGATGTAGAACAAGCTGTGCAGAGTCTTTTAAAGCTTTCTTAG
- a CDS encoding IS4 family transposase — translation MIINSFPKIVKDILKSLPKNDYPVLNSRLFFECWLSYALDNSLTSMRDLFNRLNNNCFEVDISTFSKANLHRSQKPFQEIYQKLNELVQKEVQKKLHNKYAICPIDSTIITLTSKLLWVLGHHQVKLFSSLNLSTGSPEDNFINFGHDHDYKFGSKMMSSLPINAVGVMDRGFAGLKFIQELVQENKYFVLRIKNNWKLEFDGSNGLVKVGASDDAQAYRVINFCDLETKTEFRLVTNLPESGDAAVHDDEIRDIYRLRWGVELLWKFLKMHLKLDKLITKNVNGITIQIYVSLIAYLILQLLSIPEQWGHTLLDKFRYLQSCMCQKISYVHWFEEMMFC, via the coding sequence GTGATTATAAATTCATTTCCCAAAATTGTCAAAGATATACTGAAAAGCCTGCCAAAAAACGATTATCCAGTATTGAACAGTCGTCTGTTTTTTGAGTGCTGGCTATCCTATGCCCTGGATAACAGCTTAACAAGTATGCGAGATTTGTTTAACAGATTAAATAACAATTGTTTTGAGGTAGATATTTCTACTTTCTCTAAAGCAAATTTACATCGAAGCCAAAAACCTTTTCAAGAGATTTACCAAAAATTAAATGAATTAGTACAGAAGGAAGTTCAAAAAAAGTTACACAATAAATATGCAATTTGTCCAATAGATTCAACAATTATTACTCTCACAAGTAAATTGTTATGGGTACTAGGTCATCATCAAGTCAAGCTGTTTAGTTCCTTAAATCTCTCCACAGGAAGCCCAGAAGATAACTTCATCAATTTTGGACATGACCATGATTATAAATTTGGTTCCAAAATGATGTCTAGTCTCCCAATAAATGCTGTTGGAGTAATGGATAGGGGTTTTGCTGGATTAAAATTTATCCAAGAATTAGTACAAGAAAACAAATATTTTGTTTTGCGGATAAAAAACAATTGGAAACTAGAATTTGATGGCTCAAATGGATTGGTCAAAGTTGGTGCATCTGATGATGCTCAAGCTTATAGAGTAATTAATTTCTGTGATTTAGAGACAAAAACCGAGTTTCGCTTAGTGACTAATTTACCAGAGTCGGGAGATGCAGCTGTTCATGATGATGAAATTAGGGATATTTATCGATTACGTTGGGGAGTTGAATTGTTGTGGAAGTTTTTAAAGATGCACTTAAAACTTGACAAACTCATTACCAAAAACGTCAATGGTATTACCATACAAATTTACGTGAGCTTGATAGCCTATCTGATTTTACAGCTTTTATCTATTCCCGAACAATGGGGACATACACTATTAGATAAATTCCGCTATCTTCAATCTTGTATGTGTCAGAAAATCAGCTATGTTCATTGGTTTGAGGAGATGATGTTTTGCTGA
- the trpB gene encoding tryptophan synthase subunit beta, producing the protein MVSIQDIKTATIQPDSLGRFGKFGGKYVPETLMPALSELEAAFQKYRNEPSFQAELQNLLRDYVGRPSPLYFAERLTANYARPDGTGPQIYLKREDLNHTGAHKINNALAQVLLAKRMGKQRVIAETGAGQHGVATATVCARFGLRCVIYMGVHDMERQALNVFRMKLMGAEVHPVEAGTGTLKDATSEAIRDWVKNVETTHYILGSVAGPHPYPMIVRDFHAIIGIETRAQSQEKWGGLPDILLACVGGGSNAIGLFYEFLDEPSVRLIGVEAAGEGVNTEKHAATLTKGKIGVLHGAMSYLLQDDDGQIIEAHSISAGLDYPGVGPEHSYLKDLGRAEYYSVTDKQALDAFQRLSQLEGIIPALETAHAIAYLETLCPELEGNPRIVINCSGRGDKDVQTVAKVLIP; encoded by the coding sequence GTGGTAAGCATACAAGACATCAAGACTGCAACTATCCAACCAGATTCTTTAGGCAGATTTGGAAAATTCGGCGGTAAATACGTCCCAGAAACCTTAATGCCTGCATTAAGTGAGTTAGAAGCAGCATTTCAAAAATATCGCAACGAGCCGAGTTTCCAAGCAGAACTGCAAAACTTACTGCGTGATTATGTCGGACGACCCAGCCCATTATATTTTGCTGAACGCTTGACAGCAAACTACGCTAGACCAGATGGCACAGGGCCGCAAATTTATTTAAAGCGTGAAGATTTAAATCATACAGGCGCTCACAAAATTAATAATGCTTTAGCTCAGGTATTGCTCGCTAAACGCATGGGTAAGCAACGGGTTATTGCCGAGACAGGTGCAGGACAACACGGGGTTGCAACTGCAACTGTATGTGCGCGGTTTGGTTTGAGATGTGTGATTTACATGGGTGTCCACGATATGGAACGCCAAGCCCTGAACGTGTTTCGGATGAAATTGATGGGCGCAGAAGTTCATCCAGTAGAGGCAGGTACGGGAACTCTCAAAGATGCAACTTCGGAAGCAATTCGAGATTGGGTGAAAAATGTAGAAACAACCCATTACATCTTGGGTTCTGTTGCCGGGCCTCATCCTTACCCGATGATTGTCCGTGACTTCCACGCAATAATTGGTATTGAAACTCGCGCTCAATCCCAAGAAAAATGGGGAGGATTACCAGATATTCTACTGGCTTGTGTGGGTGGAGGTTCCAATGCGATCGGCTTGTTCTATGAATTTCTCGATGAACCTTCAGTGCGTCTAATTGGAGTCGAAGCGGCGGGTGAAGGTGTAAATACAGAAAAACACGCAGCTACCTTGACAAAGGGAAAGATAGGTGTATTGCATGGTGCAATGAGCTATTTACTGCAAGATGATGACGGTCAAATTATCGAAGCCCATTCAATTAGTGCCGGATTAGATTATCCTGGTGTTGGACCTGAGCATAGTTATTTAAAGGATCTTGGTCGCGCCGAATATTACAGTGTGACTGATAAACAGGCGTTAGATGCATTTCAAAGACTCTCGCAACTAGAGGGAATTATCCCAGCTTTGGAAACTGCTCATGCGATCGCATATCTTGAAACCCTTTGCCCTGAGTTAGAAGGCAATCCCCGCATCGTCATCAATTGTTCCGGCAGAGGTGATAAAGATGTGCAAACCGTCGCAAAAGTTTTGATTCCTTAA
- a CDS encoding threo-3-hydroxy-L-aspartate ammonia-lyase yields the protein MSQPNSVTITDVQAAQERILGIAHRTPVLTSRMVNDRTNSQVFFKCENFQRTGAFKFRGAYNALAQLSVAQKQTGVLTYSSGNHAQAIALAGKILNIPTTIVMPDDAPIVKQTATRGYGAEIILYNRQETNREELAQNLADERSLTLIPPYDHPHVVAGQGTTALELIQEVGELDLLLVCCGGGGLLSGCAIAAKSLLPNCKVIGVEPALADDATRSFHTKTLQTVKNPNTIADGARTPSLGKITFPLVLHYVDDMVTVSEEAILRTMFFLWERLKIVVEPTGVLAAAALLEGVVIAPESKIGVIISGGNVDLAQVGKLFSGGF from the coding sequence ATGTCACAACCTAATTCCGTTACTATAACTGATGTGCAAGCAGCACAAGAGCGAATTTTAGGAATTGCCCATCGCACGCCGGTGCTAACTTCTAGAATGGTTAACGATCGCACCAATAGCCAAGTATTCTTTAAATGCGAAAACTTTCAACGCACCGGGGCATTTAAATTTAGAGGGGCGTACAATGCCTTAGCGCAACTATCGGTAGCACAAAAACAAACAGGCGTTCTCACCTATTCATCAGGAAACCATGCCCAAGCGATCGCTCTAGCTGGAAAAATCCTCAATATTCCCACCACTATTGTCATGCCTGATGATGCACCCATTGTCAAACAAACTGCAACTCGTGGCTATGGTGCAGAGATAATTTTATACAATCGCCAAGAAACAAACCGAGAAGAATTAGCCCAAAATTTAGCAGATGAGCGCTCTTTGACACTCATTCCCCCTTACGATCATCCCCATGTAGTCGCTGGACAGGGGACAACTGCTTTAGAACTGATCCAAGAAGTTGGTGAATTGGACTTACTATTAGTTTGTTGTGGCGGTGGCGGATTACTTTCAGGATGTGCGATCGCAGCTAAGTCACTTTTACCCAATTGTAAAGTAATTGGGGTAGAACCAGCACTTGCCGACGATGCTACCCGCTCTTTTCACACCAAAACCCTGCAAACTGTCAAGAATCCTAATACCATCGCTGATGGTGCGCGGACTCCTAGCCTTGGTAAAATTACTTTCCCCTTAGTGCTGCATTACGTCGATGATATGGTGACAGTATCTGAAGAAGCGATTCTTCGCACCATGTTTTTCTTATGGGAACGTCTGAAAATTGTCGTTGAACCTACCGGAGTACTTGCAGCCGCAGCCTTACTCGAAGGTGTCGTGATAGCCCCAGAGTCGAAGATTGGTGTCATCATCAGTGGTGGAAATGTCGATTTAGCGCAAGTTGGTAAATTGTTTTCTGGTGGATTTTGA
- a CDS encoding heavy-metal-associated domain-containing protein has translation MTIELKVPDIKCDECAKKITKSILTMESDAKVDVNVDTKTVTVDAAASEESIKQIVQSAGYTIEGY, from the coding sequence ATGACAATTGAATTGAAAGTTCCAGATATTAAATGTGATGAGTGCGCCAAGAAAATAACTAAATCTATTTTGACGATGGAATCTGATGCCAAAGTAGATGTGAACGTTGATACTAAAACCGTAACTGTAGATGCTGCGGCTTCTGAAGAGTCGATTAAACAGATAGTTCAATCTGCTGGTTATACGATAGAAGGCTATTAA
- the trpA gene encoding tryptophan synthase subunit alpha gives MTSISDFFQTLRISKASPQETRQQCALIPFITAGDPNLETTAQALRILDGNGADFIELGIPYSDPLADGPVIQAAATRALQKGTKLEQVLEMLQAVTPTLKAPIILFTYYNPILHRGIKTFLAQIATAGVKGLVVPDLPLEEAEELIQTAASFGIEVILLVAPTSSKDRILAIARQSQGFIYLVSVTGVTGIRAQIQDRVKDLITDLRSVTDKPIGVGFGISGPEQAHQVMEWGADAVIVGSAFVKRLAEGSPTERLQAVEKFCRELKAAITPVSLQQVGSAK, from the coding sequence ATGACTTCTATCTCTGATTTTTTTCAAACTTTACGCATTAGCAAAGCTTCTCCGCAGGAGACTCGCCAACAGTGTGCTTTAATCCCCTTTATCACAGCAGGCGACCCTAACTTAGAAACCACTGCCCAAGCTTTACGTATCTTAGATGGCAACGGCGCTGACTTCATCGAGTTGGGTATTCCCTACTCCGATCCTCTTGCAGATGGGCCTGTAATTCAAGCAGCTGCAACTCGCGCTTTACAAAAAGGCACGAAATTAGAGCAAGTATTAGAGATGTTGCAAGCTGTAACTCCTACCCTGAAAGCGCCAATCATTCTATTTACTTATTACAATCCCATTTTGCACCGGGGTATTAAGACATTTTTGGCGCAAATTGCCACTGCTGGGGTGAAAGGCTTAGTAGTGCCAGACTTGCCCTTAGAAGAAGCAGAAGAATTAATCCAAACTGCTGCCTCTTTTGGAATTGAAGTAATTTTACTCGTAGCGCCTACTAGTTCTAAAGATAGGATTTTAGCGATCGCTCGTCAATCTCAAGGTTTTATCTACTTAGTCAGCGTTACAGGTGTAACAGGTATCCGCGCTCAAATCCAAGACCGCGTAAAAGATTTAATTACAGATTTGCGAAGCGTCACCGATAAACCCATCGGCGTTGGTTTTGGTATTTCAGGGCCAGAACAAGCGCATCAAGTAATGGAATGGGGAGCAGATGCCGTGATTGTTGGTAGTGCCTTCGTCAAACGTCTAGCTGAAGGTAGTCCAACAGAAAGATTACAAGCCGTGGAAAAATTTTGTCGGGAACTGAAAGCAGCAATTACCCCAGTATCCCTGCAACAAGTTGGTTCGGCTAAGTAA
- a CDS encoding SDR family oxidoreductase, whose protein sequence is MNKTSESRQKKTALITGAASGIGYQLTQIFARHGYNLVLVDKNEQKLTEIINEFPQKFGIFVKILAKDLSIPTSPEEIFRELQQESIKVDVLVNNAGFGTYGAFSETDLSIELQMLQVNMVTLTHLTKLFLKDMVEQDYGKILNVASAAAFQPGPLMAVYFATKAYVLSFSEAIANELEGTGVSVTVLCPGPTASEFQQTAAMEDSKIANVNRMMDTETVAKIGYRGLMKNKTVVVPGMRNKILTESVRFTPRNLVTKVVRSMHELKKNR, encoded by the coding sequence ATGAATAAAACATCTGAAAGTCGGCAAAAAAAAACTGCTCTAATTACAGGAGCGGCTAGTGGGATAGGCTATCAATTAACCCAGATTTTTGCTCGTCATGGTTATAATCTGGTGTTAGTGGATAAGAATGAACAAAAACTTACAGAAATCATAAATGAATTTCCGCAAAAATTTGGGATTTTTGTGAAAATTTTGGCTAAGGATTTATCTATCCCAACATCTCCAGAAGAAATTTTTAGAGAACTCCAGCAAGAATCGATCAAAGTTGATGTGCTGGTTAACAATGCTGGCTTTGGTACTTATGGAGCATTTAGCGAAACAGACCTCAGTATTGAACTGCAAATGCTCCAGGTAAATATGGTGACATTGACTCATTTAACAAAGTTATTTCTCAAAGATATGGTCGAGCAAGACTATGGAAAAATCTTAAATGTCGCCTCAGCAGCAGCTTTTCAACCGGGGCCTCTAATGGCAGTTTATTTTGCTACTAAAGCTTATGTCTTATCATTTTCAGAAGCAATCGCTAATGAATTAGAGGGTACTGGTGTTAGCGTGACTGTTCTATGTCCCGGGCCAACAGCATCGGAATTTCAACAAACTGCTGCAATGGAAGATTCCAAAATTGCTAATGTTAACAGAATGATGGATACGGAAACCGTTGCTAAGATTGGTTATCGAGGTTTAATGAAAAATAAAACTGTTGTTGTTCCTGGGATGAGAAATAAAATATTGACCGAAAGCGTCAGATTTACACCCAGAAATCTAGTAACAAAGGTTGTGAGAAGTATGCACGAACTCAAAAAAAATAGGTAG